One window from the genome of Halobellus ruber encodes:
- a CDS encoding type IV pilin has translation MTERGTAPVVGVVVLLAAGLALGGVVAAGAEAVATATGQELGGGTDAPASIAVSLAVDGDTIAVTHQAGPALDVSRVRLRIAVDGTPLAHQPPVPFFAAEGFRAGPTGPFNVASDGPWRPGETGAVRIAGTNRPEVEPGRTVSVTVYVGDERVATVRGTAG, from the coding sequence GTGACGGAACGCGGAACGGCCCCAGTAGTCGGCGTCGTCGTCCTGCTCGCGGCCGGTCTCGCGCTCGGCGGCGTGGTCGCGGCCGGCGCGGAGGCGGTGGCGACGGCGACGGGCCAGGAACTCGGCGGCGGGACCGACGCCCCGGCGTCGATCGCGGTCTCGCTTGCTGTCGACGGCGACACGATCGCCGTGACCCACCAGGCGGGGCCGGCGCTCGACGTCTCGCGGGTTCGGCTCCGTATCGCGGTCGACGGGACGCCGCTCGCCCACCAGCCGCCGGTGCCGTTCTTCGCGGCCGAGGGGTTCCGAGCCGGCCCGACCGGCCCGTTCAACGTCGCGAGCGACGGGCCCTGGCGGCCGGGCGAGACCGGTGCCGTGAGGATCGCGGGGACGAACCGTCCCGAGGTCGAGCCGGGGCGGACGGTCTCTGTGACGGTCTACGTCGGCGACGAGCGGGTGGCGACGGTCCGGGGGACCGCGGGGTAG
- the ahaH gene encoding ATP synthase archaeal subunit H: MPRPEVLERIKAAESDADEIIAEAEADRDERIEAARREADEIREEAEAEADEYEAERLEEARAEIESERERVLAEGAEEREELIASAEENTDEAVEYTIERFEEAVHAQT; encoded by the coding sequence ATGCCGAGACCAGAGGTTCTCGAACGGATCAAGGCGGCCGAGTCCGACGCCGACGAGATCATCGCGGAGGCCGAAGCCGACCGCGACGAACGGATCGAGGCGGCTCGACGGGAGGCCGATGAGATCCGCGAGGAGGCCGAGGCCGAGGCCGACGAGTACGAGGCCGAGCGCCTCGAGGAAGCCCGCGCGGAGATCGAGTCCGAACGCGAGCGGGTGCTCGCGGAGGGCGCCGAGGAGCGGGAGGAACTGATCGCGTCGGCCGAGGAGAACACCGACGAGGCGGTCGAGTACACCATCGAACGGTTCGAGGAGGCGGTACATGCTCAGACCTGA
- a CDS encoding DUF7096 domain-containing protein: MRALAPTVALLVVLSGVAVAVPSAAGPDARGDASRADPAAATPTPEPALPTPGGRAQVDSEPPAGTAAEPNVLAIPPDATTRSSVELEAVELGSGLAFESSTTEMRLSTGTVLRRIDSAESDERRQQLLLQEVSAIEQRVISLRARQRGAIEAYADGERTPRRLLYELAEIDAEARELEDRRERLEAAVESTPGFAIPASRFGNIELELNTLTGPVRGHAAAVLTGEADSTRFFVQTGPNSVVLGILRDGTYVREAYRGPLRAGDDGEFSLSDAVNVTERAYPTIAADRLRDDTLGNPGSESTRVTIEHRRGRLVAFVDSGSQQVFKEFQFRPLDRVTPGSSASATRDGLNLTAHRTYPGGPTRIQLNSTEDGEPVDAQITVGPPGGRSSVVGRTGADGSLWTIAPNGTYQVTAIDGSSVVVLSVDPTPPPSVYGPADGESGNGTETATTTTVG, translated from the coding sequence ATGCGTGCCCTCGCTCCCACGGTCGCTCTCCTCGTGGTCCTCTCGGGGGTCGCGGTCGCGGTGCCGTCCGCCGCCGGGCCCGACGCCCGCGGCGACGCGTCGCGGGCCGACCCCGCCGCGGCCACACCGACCCCCGAACCGGCGCTACCGACGCCCGGCGGCCGGGCGCAGGTCGACTCCGAACCGCCGGCCGGGACCGCCGCCGAGCCCAACGTCCTCGCTATCCCGCCGGACGCAACGACCCGGAGCAGCGTCGAACTCGAAGCGGTCGAGCTCGGAAGCGGGCTCGCCTTCGAGTCGTCGACAACCGAGATGCGGCTGTCGACCGGGACGGTCCTCCGCCGCATCGACTCCGCGGAGTCCGACGAGCGCCGCCAGCAGCTGCTGTTACAGGAGGTCAGCGCGATCGAACAGCGGGTGATCTCCCTCCGCGCCCGCCAGCGGGGGGCGATCGAGGCGTACGCCGACGGGGAGCGCACCCCGCGGCGCCTCCTGTATGAACTCGCCGAGATCGACGCGGAGGCGCGGGAACTCGAGGACCGCCGCGAGCGGCTCGAAGCGGCAGTCGAATCGACTCCGGGCTTTGCCATCCCCGCCTCCCGGTTCGGGAACATCGAACTGGAGCTGAACACGCTCACCGGTCCCGTCCGCGGACACGCCGCGGCGGTGCTGACCGGCGAGGCCGACTCGACGCGGTTCTTCGTTCAGACCGGCCCCAACAGCGTCGTGCTCGGGATCCTCCGCGACGGCACCTACGTGCGTGAAGCGTACCGCGGGCCGCTCCGCGCGGGCGACGACGGCGAGTTCAGCCTCTCGGACGCGGTGAACGTCACCGAGCGGGCCTACCCCACGATCGCGGCCGACCGCCTCCGCGACGACACCCTGGGGAACCCCGGAAGCGAGAGCACACGGGTCACCATCGAACACCGCCGCGGCCGGCTGGTGGCGTTCGTCGACAGCGGGAGCCAGCAGGTGTTCAAGGAGTTCCAGTTCCGCCCGCTCGACCGGGTGACCCCGGGATCGTCGGCCTCGGCGACGCGTGACGGCCTGAACCTGACCGCACACCGAACGTACCCCGGCGGGCCGACCCGGATCCAGCTCAACAGCACCGAGGACGGGGAGCCGGTGGACGCCCAGATCACCGTCGGCCCGCCCGGCGGCCGGAGTTCGGTGGTCGGACGGACGGGCGCCGACGGGTCGCTGTGGACCATCGCGCCGAACGGCACCTACCAGGTGACCGCGATCGACGGGAGCTCGGTGGTCGTGCTCTCGGTCGATCCGACGCCGCCGCCGTCGGTCTACGGGCCGGCGGACGGGGAGTCCGGCAACGGGACGGAAACCGCGACGACGACCACGGTCGGGTGA
- a CDS encoding helix-turn-helix transcriptional regulator has translation MRTPAPWLALLLVVAAVAPASALAAAPAADAGGGVDPAAAVDAPVLDGGVVSFQTDDAGTGEPTTAVEISLREDRSAFWRIEARYALESENETEAFRTVADRYESGEADVGPDAVLFETLQRRASEATGREMSIGNVTYHSSVAESGDRGTLALTFRWSNFLRAGENGTLVLDDAFRLPSAAEDRQRTWLSIFDESQAIRIRPPDGYTVTSTSIPVQQRKSAVVLAEPSDFEGDSALRITYTSVGPTDRLPIELLAGIGLVAVVAVAAGVWTLRRRPGGDAAGNGPASPGDAPAPPSPPDADGNGADPDAATGATGDGADSDDEADVDPSLLSDEERIERLLERNDGRMKQATIVDEMGWSDAKVSQLLSAMAEEGRIDKLRIGRENLISLPDDADDGES, from the coding sequence ATGCGGACGCCCGCGCCGTGGCTCGCCCTCCTCCTCGTGGTCGCCGCCGTCGCGCCAGCCTCGGCGCTCGCCGCGGCTCCCGCTGCCGACGCGGGCGGCGGCGTCGACCCGGCGGCCGCGGTCGACGCTCCCGTTCTCGACGGCGGGGTCGTTTCCTTCCAGACCGACGACGCCGGCACGGGCGAACCGACCACCGCCGTCGAGATTTCGCTCCGCGAGGACCGGAGCGCGTTCTGGCGGATCGAGGCGCGCTACGCCCTCGAAAGCGAAAACGAGACCGAGGCGTTCCGGACGGTCGCCGACCGGTACGAGTCGGGCGAGGCCGACGTCGGCCCCGACGCCGTGCTCTTCGAGACGCTCCAGCGGCGGGCGAGCGAAGCCACCGGCCGGGAGATGTCGATCGGGAACGTCACCTACCACTCCTCGGTCGCGGAATCCGGCGACCGCGGCACGCTCGCGCTCACCTTCCGGTGGAGCAATTTCCTGCGGGCGGGCGAGAACGGGACGCTGGTGCTCGACGACGCGTTCAGGCTCCCCAGCGCCGCGGAGGACCGACAGCGCACCTGGCTGTCGATATTCGACGAGAGCCAGGCGATCCGGATCCGTCCACCGGACGGCTACACCGTGACGAGCACGTCCATCCCGGTCCAGCAGCGTAAGAGCGCGGTCGTGCTGGCCGAACCGTCGGACTTCGAGGGCGACTCGGCGCTCCGGATCACCTACACCTCCGTCGGCCCGACCGACCGGCTCCCGATCGAACTCCTGGCGGGGATCGGCCTCGTCGCGGTCGTCGCCGTCGCGGCCGGGGTGTGGACGCTCCGCCGACGCCCCGGGGGCGACGCCGCGGGGAACGGGCCGGCAAGCCCCGGGGACGCCCCGGCACCCCCGAGCCCGCCCGACGCCGACGGAAACGGTGCCGACCCCGACGCGGCCACCGGGGCTACGGGTGACGGTGCCGATAGCGACGACGAGGCGGACGTCGATCCCTCGCTGCTCTCCGACGAGGAACGGATCGAGCGGCTGCTCGAACGCAACGACGGCCGGATGAAGCAGGCGACGATCGTCGACGAGATGGGGTGGTCGGACGCGAAGGTCTCGCAGTTGCTGTCGGCGATGGCAGAGGAGGGGCGGATCGACAAGCTCCGGATCGGCCGTGAGAACCTCATCTCCCTGCCCGACGACGCCGACGATGGCGAGTCGTAG
- a CDS encoding methyltransferase domain-containing protein yields the protein MGVLEDKANARLFYKYLSKVYDRINQFIWTEAMRDDALEWFAIEADDRVLDVGCGTGFATEGLLQYTDDVHGLDQSRHQMEKAFAKFGTRDRVRFYRGDAERLPFADDAFDKVWSSGSIEYWPNPVDALAEFRRVVKPGGRVLVVGPDYPDNPLFQRLADAIMLFYDESEAQRMFEKAGFVDIEHHIQQNAPGTPRAITTIARAPAADEADGAVAANAAAGDADDAPDSEVDAEA from the coding sequence ATGGGTGTCCTCGAAGACAAGGCCAACGCGCGGCTGTTCTACAAGTACCTCTCGAAGGTGTACGACCGGATCAACCAGTTCATCTGGACCGAAGCGATGCGCGACGACGCCCTGGAGTGGTTCGCGATCGAGGCCGACGACCGCGTTCTCGACGTGGGGTGCGGCACCGGCTTTGCCACCGAGGGGCTGCTCCAGTACACCGACGACGTCCACGGGCTCGACCAGAGCCGCCACCAGATGGAGAAGGCCTTCGCGAAGTTCGGCACCCGCGATCGGGTCCGCTTCTACCGCGGCGACGCCGAGCGGCTCCCCTTCGCGGACGACGCCTTCGACAAGGTCTGGTCGTCGGGGTCGATCGAGTACTGGCCCAACCCGGTCGACGCGCTCGCCGAGTTCCGACGGGTGGTCAAACCCGGCGGCCGCGTCCTCGTCGTGGGCCCGGACTACCCCGACAACCCCCTGTTCCAGCGGCTCGCCGACGCGATTATGCTGTTCTACGACGAGTCGGAGGCCCAGCGGATGTTCGAGAAGGCGGGCTTCGTCGACATCGAACACCACATCCAGCAGAACGCCCCGGGCACGCCGCGGGCGATCACGACCATCGCGCGGGCTCCAGCCGCCGACGAGGCGGACGGCGCCGTCGCCGCGAACGCGGCAGCCGGGGACGCCGACGATGCCCCGGACAGCGAGGTCGACGCGGAGGCGTGA